Proteins from a genomic interval of Verrucomicrobiia bacterium:
- a CDS encoding outer membrane lipoprotein-sorting protein — translation MKNGFRILTALLLVTLTGLAAGPQLSTPPVVPADPAAAGRELVARLLAIRPEASATNQAVLRVYTGRNLRFEIPVRIEVQAGDNSWSTTYRTEGTNKEHAAALTVTHFPNRPNEYRVAVFSRPPGDTNEFQIVTGAQAFVPFADSDYLLADLGLEFLHWPTQRLLQKELCRGQSCDKLESVAPAGWTNGYVRVVAWFDIDTGGPVLVEAYDAAGRNVKEFKPNDFKKVNGQWQVQEMEMSNFRTGSRTTLHFQFAPP, via the coding sequence ATGAAGAACGGTTTCCGCATCCTCACCGCGCTCCTGTTGGTGACGCTGACCGGCTTGGCCGCCGGGCCGCAACTGTCAACCCCGCCCGTGGTGCCGGCCGATCCGGCGGCCGCCGGCCGCGAATTGGTGGCGCGGCTGCTGGCCATCCGGCCGGAGGCCAGTGCCACGAACCAGGCGGTGCTGCGGGTTTATACCGGACGCAACCTGCGCTTTGAGATTCCGGTGCGGATCGAAGTTCAAGCCGGCGATAACTCCTGGAGCACGACTTACCGCACCGAAGGGACGAACAAGGAACATGCTGCCGCTCTCACGGTCACGCATTTCCCGAATCGGCCGAACGAATATCGCGTGGCGGTTTTCTCCCGTCCGCCGGGCGACACGAACGAATTCCAAATCGTCACCGGTGCGCAGGCGTTTGTTCCGTTTGCGGACTCCGATTATCTGCTGGCCGACCTGGGGTTGGAATTCCTGCACTGGCCCACCCAACGCCTGTTGCAGAAGGAGCTTTGCCGCGGCCAGTCCTGTGACAAGCTGGAGAGTGTTGCGCCCGCGGGCTGGACCAACGGCTACGTGCGCGTGGTGGCGTGGTTTGACATCGACACGGGCGGGCCGGTGCTGGTGGAGGCCTACGATGCCGCGGGACGGAACGTGAAGGAATTCAAGCCGAACGATTTCAAAAAGGTCAACGGCCAGTGGCAGGTGCAGGAGATGGAGATGTCCAATTTCCGCACCGGCTCGCGCACGACGCTGCATTTTCAATTCGCCCCTCCCTGA
- the lon gene encoding endopeptidase La, with translation MTSPETEFVNILGGAEAKPRGETPALPKVLPILGLSDLVIFPAMVAPLLVDNGPSTKLIDDVVGGDRLIGVVLQRNPDADNPKPDELFSVGCAARVLKMLKFPDNTVRVLVEGLWRIRIAEFTTTTPYLCARCEVMPDETESTVEVSALLRNAQTQFQEILRLSPALSEQVKVAALNTEDPSHFSDLIAANLNLELAERQKLLETSSIRERLRKLLPLLNREIEVLSLSSKIQSDVATSISKSQRDFFLREQMRAIQRELGEADPNAGEIKALRERIESASLPSEPKKIALQEVERLVQIPPAAAEYSVARNYLDWILGLPWQKETEDKIDLAAAERILNEQHYGLEKVKDRLLEFLAVIKRRKNLKGPILCLVGPPGVGKTSLGRSVADAMGRKFARIALGGMRDEAEIRGHRRTYVGALPGRIIQTLRRVESRNPVILLDELDKVGADFRGDPAAALLEVLDPAQNATFTDHYLDLPFDLSRVLFLTTANWLEPVHAALRDRLEVIELPSYTDSEKLQIARRYLVPRQLSEHGLTARELKLPDTTLRRVIHDYTREAGVRQLEREVAALARKATRRIMANGHAPKPLQVRPEDLKNYLGLPKFISDSAETIKEVGVATGLAWTPVGGEVLMIEATRMKGRGGLMLTGSLGDVMKESAQTALSYLRSQSAALHIDLDDYAKHDLHIHVPAGATPKDGPSAGVTIAVALASLLTRRRVRSEVAMTGEISLRGRVMRVGGIKEKVLAAARFGIKEVILPDGNRNDWTEVPAEVRHKLKVHFVRHIADALPLALRQK, from the coding sequence ATGACTTCGCCGGAAACGGAATTTGTAAACATTCTCGGAGGCGCCGAGGCCAAGCCACGGGGCGAAACGCCCGCTTTGCCCAAGGTGCTGCCCATCCTTGGCCTTTCCGATCTCGTCATCTTTCCCGCCATGGTCGCGCCACTGCTCGTGGATAACGGCCCCAGCACCAAGCTCATCGACGATGTGGTGGGCGGCGACCGCCTCATCGGCGTGGTGCTTCAGCGCAATCCGGATGCCGACAACCCCAAGCCCGATGAATTGTTCTCCGTCGGCTGCGCAGCACGTGTGTTGAAGATGCTCAAGTTCCCGGACAATACCGTGCGGGTTCTCGTCGAGGGGCTCTGGCGCATTCGCATCGCGGAATTCACCACGACCACGCCGTATTTGTGCGCCCGGTGTGAAGTGATGCCGGACGAGACCGAAAGCACCGTTGAAGTCAGCGCGCTGCTGCGGAACGCGCAAACGCAATTCCAGGAAATCCTCCGCCTGTCGCCGGCGCTTTCCGAACAGGTGAAGGTGGCCGCCCTCAACACGGAGGACCCCAGCCACTTCAGCGACTTGATCGCGGCCAACCTCAACCTGGAACTGGCCGAGCGGCAGAAGCTGCTGGAAACGTCCTCCATTCGCGAACGCCTGCGCAAGCTCCTCCCGCTGCTCAATCGCGAAATCGAAGTCCTCTCGCTCAGCTCCAAAATCCAGAGCGACGTGGCCACCTCCATTTCCAAGTCGCAACGGGACTTTTTCCTGCGCGAGCAGATGCGGGCCATTCAACGGGAACTGGGCGAAGCCGATCCGAATGCCGGCGAAATCAAGGCGCTCCGCGAACGCATCGAAAGCGCCTCGCTTCCGTCCGAGCCCAAAAAAATCGCCCTGCAGGAGGTGGAGCGTCTCGTGCAAATTCCCCCCGCGGCGGCGGAGTATTCCGTGGCCCGCAATTACCTCGACTGGATCCTCGGGCTGCCGTGGCAGAAGGAAACCGAGGACAAGATCGACCTCGCGGCGGCGGAGCGGATTTTGAACGAACAGCATTACGGCCTCGAAAAGGTGAAGGACCGGCTGCTGGAGTTCCTGGCGGTCATCAAACGCCGCAAAAATCTGAAGGGGCCCATCCTCTGCCTCGTCGGTCCGCCCGGCGTGGGCAAGACGTCGCTGGGCCGCAGCGTCGCCGACGCCATGGGGCGGAAGTTTGCCCGCATCGCCCTGGGCGGCATGCGGGACGAGGCCGAGATTCGCGGCCATCGCCGGACCTACGTGGGCGCGCTGCCCGGCCGCATCATCCAGACGCTGCGGCGCGTGGAGAGCCGCAATCCCGTCATCCTGCTCGATGAACTGGACAAGGTGGGCGCGGACTTCCGCGGCGACCCGGCGGCCGCGCTGCTCGAAGTGCTTGACCCGGCGCAGAACGCCACGTTCACCGATCATTACCTTGATCTGCCGTTTGATTTGTCGCGCGTGCTGTTCCTGACGACCGCCAACTGGCTCGAGCCCGTGCACGCGGCGTTGCGCGACCGCCTCGAAGTCATCGAACTGCCGAGTTACACCGACTCGGAGAAGCTGCAAATCGCGCGCCGTTACCTGGTGCCGCGGCAGTTGTCCGAGCACGGCCTGACCGCCAGGGAACTGAAGCTGCCGGACACCACGCTGCGTCGCGTGATTCATGACTACACACGGGAAGCGGGCGTGCGCCAGCTCGAGCGCGAAGTGGCCGCCCTCGCGCGCAAGGCCACGCGACGGATTATGGCCAACGGACACGCGCCCAAGCCGCTCCAGGTCCGGCCCGAGGACCTGAAGAACTATCTCGGGCTGCCCAAATTCATTTCCGACTCCGCCGAAACCATCAAGGAAGTGGGCGTGGCGACCGGCCTCGCGTGGACACCGGTGGGCGGCGAGGTGTTGATGATTGAAGCCACCCGCATGAAAGGCCGCGGCGGGCTCATGCTCACGGGCTCGCTCGGTGACGTGATGAAGGAAAGCGCCCAGACCGCGCTCAGCTACCTGCGCAGCCAGTCGGCGGCGCTGCACATTGATCTGGACGATTACGCGAAGCACGATTTGCACATCCACGTGCCGGCCGGAGCGACGCCGAAGGACGGTCCCAGTGCGGGAGTCACCATTGCCGTGGCCCTGGCGTCACTGCTCACGCGGCGGCGCGTCCGGTCCGAGGTGGCCATGACGGGCGAAATCAGCCTGCGCGGCCGGGTGATGCGCGTGGGCGGCATCAAGGAAAAGGTGCTCGCCGCGGCCCGCTTTGGCATCAAGGAGGTCATTCTGCCCGACGGCAACCGGAATGACTGGACCGAAGTGCCCGCTGAAGTTCGCCACAAACTCAAGGTTCACTTCGTGCGCCACATTGCCGACGCGCTGCCGCTTGCCTTGCGCCAGAAATGA
- a CDS encoding Hsp20/alpha crystallin family protein yields MAISKVSSSVHFVMRSPAGGREVASKAHWVPNTDVYATDAGLVIKVELAGMRSENLEITVEDNRLRISGNRPDGCRAAKCSFLVMEINYGPFETVLELPAGYDLSQARAAYLNGFLRIDVPLATQPQTKITKVAIKEGN; encoded by the coding sequence ATGGCCATTAGCAAAGTCAGTTCGTCCGTGCATTTTGTCATGCGATCGCCCGCGGGTGGAAGGGAGGTTGCGTCCAAAGCGCATTGGGTGCCGAACACTGACGTCTATGCGACCGATGCCGGCCTCGTCATCAAGGTGGAGTTGGCCGGGATGCGCAGTGAGAACCTCGAGATCACGGTGGAGGACAACCGGCTGCGCATCAGTGGAAACCGGCCGGACGGATGCCGCGCCGCCAAGTGCAGCTTCCTCGTCATGGAAATCAACTACGGACCGTTTGAAACGGTGCTGGAGTTGCCTGCCGGTTACGATCTCAGCCAGGCGCGCGCCGCCTACCTGAACGGGTTCCTCCGCATTGATGTGCCGCTGGCCACGCAGCCACAAACCAAGATCACCAAGGTGGCGATCAAAGAGGGGAATTGA
- a CDS encoding thioesterase family protein produces MPAFRHHHRVTYASCTVGNHVYHSRFLDLLEAARGEFFRSLGTTFLDWQNQGFIFPVIACQLSFKAPARYDKVLHIDLWVTHAEGVRLNFAYRITTAEGVLVLEGTTDHVCTHLNDKPRRLPPELVTSLQAVVATPP; encoded by the coding sequence GTGCCCGCATTTCGTCACCACCATCGCGTCACTTACGCCAGCTGCACCGTCGGCAATCACGTCTATCACAGCCGCTTTCTGGATTTGCTGGAGGCGGCGCGCGGCGAATTTTTCCGCTCCTTGGGAACAACCTTCCTCGACTGGCAAAACCAGGGATTCATCTTTCCGGTGATCGCGTGCCAGTTGTCCTTCAAGGCGCCCGCGCGTTACGACAAGGTTCTGCACATCGATCTCTGGGTCACCCACGCGGAAGGCGTCCGGCTGAATTTTGCCTACCGCATCACCACGGCGGAGGGCGTCTTGGTGCTGGAAGGGACGACCGATCACGTTTGCACCCATCTGAACGACAAGCCCCGCCGGCTGCCGCCCGAACTCGTCACGTCGCTTCAAGCCGTCGTTGCAACGCCGCCCTGA
- a CDS encoding TIGR02466 family protein: MAIHSFFATEIYQAQLQHKRWRAFNNELLRECHQIRDHDAEGRKWSARNYAGGYTSYGSLCRLHKLSSTFMQLERVLNRHVRAFAKALELDLEGRALAMTDCWVNIMPHQVAHGLHIHPLSTISGTYYVKTPKGCAGIKFEDPRLDRFMAAPPRRAGCDSSHRLWQTLPAEAGKVVLFESWLRHEVAANPLVAERVSISFNYSWF, from the coding sequence ATGGCGATTCATTCCTTCTTTGCCACGGAAATTTATCAGGCGCAGTTGCAGCACAAACGTTGGCGGGCTTTCAACAACGAATTGTTGCGCGAATGTCATCAGATTCGCGACCACGATGCGGAGGGGCGGAAATGGTCGGCCAGGAATTACGCGGGCGGATACACCTCCTACGGTTCGCTGTGCCGGCTGCACAAGCTGTCGTCCACGTTCATGCAACTGGAGCGGGTGTTGAACCGGCATGTGCGGGCGTTTGCGAAGGCGCTGGAACTGGATTTGGAGGGGCGTGCGCTCGCCATGACGGATTGCTGGGTCAACATCATGCCGCACCAGGTGGCGCATGGACTGCACATCCACCCGCTGTCCACCATCAGCGGCACCTACTACGTCAAAACCCCCAAGGGCTGTGCCGGCATCAAGTTTGAGGATCCGCGGCTGGACCGCTTCATGGCTGCGCCTCCACGTCGGGCTGGCTGTGATTCCAGCCATCGGCTCTGGCAGACCCTTCCCGCAGAGGCTGGCAAGGTGGTGTTGTTTGAAAGCTGGCTGCGTCACGAAGTGGCGGCGAATCCGCTCGTAGCCGAGCGGGTCAGCATCAGTTTCAACTACAGCTGGTTTTGA
- a CDS encoding uracil-DNA glycosylase family protein: protein MPDVSQQLIRVAQKLARDLDTLRFPAPVAYVYNPLRYAWRPHAEYLKRYGARPRRVLFLGMNPGPFGMAQTGIPFGEVTAVRDWLGITGPVGRPPREHPRKPVHGFHCPRSEVSGRRLWGLFAARFKTPADFFAEHFVYNYCPLLFLEAGAGGKNLTPDRLPGRSAERLFMQCDEHLRRVVDILNIEVAIGVGGFAEQRLRATFPEARLKIGRILHPSPASPAANRDWAGTATRELRTLGVWR, encoded by the coding sequence GTGCCTGACGTCTCTCAGCAACTGATCCGCGTCGCGCAAAAGCTGGCGCGGGATCTGGACACTTTGCGGTTTCCCGCCCCGGTGGCCTACGTTTACAACCCGCTGCGGTATGCCTGGCGCCCGCATGCCGAATACCTGAAGCGTTACGGTGCCCGGCCGCGGCGCGTGCTGTTCCTCGGGATGAATCCCGGGCCGTTCGGCATGGCTCAAACCGGCATTCCCTTTGGCGAAGTTACAGCCGTGCGGGACTGGTTGGGCATCACCGGGCCCGTTGGCCGACCGCCGCGCGAGCACCCGCGCAAACCCGTGCACGGCTTCCACTGCCCGCGCTCGGAAGTCAGCGGCCGCCGCCTCTGGGGATTGTTCGCGGCGCGCTTCAAAACACCCGCCGACTTTTTTGCGGAGCACTTCGTTTACAACTATTGCCCGCTCCTGTTTCTTGAAGCCGGCGCCGGCGGGAAGAATCTGACGCCGGACCGGCTCCCCGGCCGTTCCGCGGAACGTCTGTTCATGCAGTGCGACGAACACTTGCGTCGCGTGGTGGACATTCTGAACATTGAAGTGGCCATCGGCGTCGGCGGCTTCGCCGAGCAGCGCCTTCGCGCAACCTTCCCGGAGGCGCGCCTCAAGATCGGGCGCATCCTGCATCCCAGTCCGGCCAGCCCCGCCGCCAACCGTGACTGGGCGGGCACGGCAACCCGCGAATTGCGGACTCTGGGCGTCTGGCGCTGA
- the rnk gene encoding nucleoside diphosphate kinase regulator, with protein sequence MNTIMNPRVIYITEADMRRLKPLIESMKTSRDDLRGLQSELLQARVVAPKEVPPDVVTMNSKARLRDLESGEDVTYTLVFPDQANIEQGRISVVAPVGTAMLGHRVGDEFEWEVPAGPVRLRVEEVLYQPEAAGHYHL encoded by the coding sequence ATGAACACCATTATGAATCCACGAGTCATCTACATCACCGAGGCCGACATGCGGCGGCTCAAACCATTGATCGAATCCATGAAAACCTCACGCGACGATTTGCGGGGGTTGCAGTCGGAATTGTTGCAGGCGCGCGTGGTTGCACCGAAGGAAGTGCCTCCCGATGTCGTTACCATGAACTCCAAAGCCCGCCTGCGGGATTTGGAAAGCGGTGAGGATGTCACCTACACGCTCGTGTTTCCCGACCAGGCGAACATCGAGCAAGGCAGGATCTCTGTCGTCGCTCCGGTCGGCACCGCCATGCTGGGCCATCGGGTTGGAGATGAATTTGAGTGGGAAGTGCCGGCTGGCCCAGTGCGCTTACGCGTCGAAGAGGTGCTCTACCAGCCGGAAGCCGCCGGTCATTACCATTTATGA
- a CDS encoding cation:proton antiporter — translation MSGIDFIQDLGLVMLVAAAAAWLCQRLGLPVVIGYITAGILIGPHTHSFALISSPERIQSLAQIGLVFLIFSIGQGIKLQRLRQVGLPLVLATLGIAALVLVGCRLLGTALGWPGTYSLVLAGMLMVSSTAVLGKSLREANATHSRFGQTALTVTALDDMVAVVTLTVLTSLIQLGQTDSLVVFGTVIRLKAVIVTLVIGALLLVPPLLNRLGSSVTSEVRSLVIVGLLLAMALLSAKAGFSAALGAFLLGAIVSTTGRGKQMDRVLGGLCDVFAPVFFVAIGMLFDFRLVADVWPLVLGVFLIAIVWRTFAATSALLLVGHPMRDAARAALCLTPIGEFSLIIALTGVQGGLVPESFYAVGIGVCLLTSLTTPLLIRKSSGFGGWMERKQPGFLAQWIGFYHEWIERLKHRRTGSLLWKFTAPRMVQIASLGFFISGLLFFARPLYALAEKWLGADWPVASGLPLVFWFGFGVLLLAPLIALWRNVEALAMICAESAAQGRAKQAVLQPLFEKLLKGVASIGIILWLAVLVPFAAFPWWGVLGLVAACVTLALVFWRKLVRWHSRFELELRTHLADSPFTEGRPALAGLRQSNRRWEFNLAEYTIAENSRAVAQPIAALPLRELFSCTIVSIDRQGVTIPNPAADTVLFPNDRILLLGEDENLRRAGRWLHAEAESAAEQSEVPKLAEVRLEHLSVPATSRHVGKALGELALNSLFGIQVVGIERDHRPVLGPGRTESLRSGDRLLVLGTPEQVNEMAFWLST, via the coding sequence ATGTCGGGCATTGATTTCATCCAAGATTTGGGTTTGGTGATGCTGGTCGCCGCCGCAGCGGCGTGGCTTTGCCAGCGCCTCGGCCTGCCCGTGGTCATTGGCTACATCACTGCCGGCATCCTGATCGGACCGCATACGCATTCGTTCGCGTTGATCTCCAGCCCGGAGCGAATCCAGTCGTTGGCGCAAATTGGGCTGGTGTTCTTGATCTTCAGCATCGGGCAAGGCATCAAGTTGCAGCGACTGCGCCAGGTGGGATTGCCGCTGGTATTGGCCACGTTGGGCATTGCCGCGCTGGTGCTCGTAGGCTGCCGCTTGTTGGGAACCGCGCTGGGTTGGCCGGGCACCTACAGTCTGGTCCTCGCAGGAATGCTCATGGTCTCGAGCACAGCCGTGCTCGGGAAGAGTTTGCGCGAAGCCAACGCCACGCACAGCCGGTTTGGGCAGACAGCGCTTACGGTGACGGCGTTGGACGACATGGTGGCTGTGGTCACGCTCACGGTGTTGACCTCGCTCATTCAATTGGGCCAGACGGATTCGCTGGTTGTGTTCGGCACCGTGATTCGCTTGAAAGCGGTCATCGTTACGCTGGTCATTGGCGCGCTGTTGCTGGTGCCACCGTTGCTCAACCGTTTGGGGAGCAGTGTCACGTCAGAGGTGCGTTCGTTGGTGATCGTTGGATTGCTGCTTGCCATGGCGCTGCTGTCGGCCAAGGCGGGATTCTCGGCGGCGCTGGGCGCGTTTCTGTTGGGCGCGATTGTTTCCACAACGGGACGCGGCAAACAGATGGATCGTGTGCTGGGCGGATTGTGTGACGTGTTCGCGCCGGTGTTCTTTGTCGCGATTGGCATGCTGTTCGACTTCCGGCTGGTGGCGGACGTGTGGCCACTGGTGCTGGGCGTCTTCTTGATTGCGATCGTGTGGCGCACCTTCGCCGCCACGAGCGCGCTGCTGCTGGTGGGCCATCCCATGCGCGACGCCGCGCGGGCGGCGTTGTGCCTGACGCCGATCGGTGAATTCTCGCTGATCATCGCGCTGACCGGCGTGCAAGGCGGGCTGGTGCCGGAATCGTTTTACGCGGTGGGCATCGGCGTTTGCCTGCTGACCTCGCTGACGACGCCGCTGCTGATTCGCAAGTCCAGTGGATTTGGTGGTTGGATGGAGCGCAAGCAACCGGGTTTCCTGGCGCAATGGATCGGGTTCTATCACGAGTGGATTGAACGACTGAAGCATCGTCGGACCGGCAGTTTGTTGTGGAAGTTCACCGCGCCACGGATGGTCCAGATCGCGTCGCTCGGGTTCTTCATTTCCGGTCTGCTGTTCTTCGCGCGACCGCTCTACGCGTTGGCGGAGAAATGGCTGGGCGCGGACTGGCCGGTGGCCAGTGGATTGCCACTGGTGTTCTGGTTCGGGTTTGGTGTGTTGCTACTGGCGCCCTTGATCGCGCTGTGGCGCAACGTTGAAGCTCTTGCCATGATTTGCGCCGAGTCTGCTGCGCAAGGCCGTGCGAAGCAGGCGGTGCTGCAACCGCTTTTTGAGAAGTTGCTCAAGGGCGTGGCTTCGATTGGCATTATTCTGTGGTTGGCCGTCTTGGTGCCATTTGCCGCCTTTCCGTGGTGGGGCGTGCTCGGGTTGGTGGCCGCTTGCGTTACGCTGGCGCTGGTCTTTTGGCGCAAGCTGGTCCGGTGGCACAGCCGGTTCGAGCTCGAACTGCGAACGCACCTGGCCGATTCCCCGTTTACGGAGGGAAGACCAGCGTTAGCCGGCTTGAGGCAATCCAATCGCCGCTGGGAATTCAACCTGGCGGAATACACCATTGCCGAGAACTCACGAGCGGTGGCGCAACCGATTGCTGCATTGCCGCTGCGCGAATTGTTCTCTTGCACGATTGTAAGCATCGACCGTCAGGGCGTGACCATCCCCAATCCGGCGGCCGATACCGTGCTATTTCCGAACGACAGAATCCTGCTGTTGGGAGAGGACGAGAATTTGCGGCGCGCGGGGCGCTGGCTTCATGCAGAGGCCGAGTCCGCGGCGGAACAGAGCGAAGTCCCCAAGCTTGCAGAGGTGAGGCTCGAACACCTGAGCGTGCCGGCCACTTCGCGTCACGTCGGGAAAGCGCTGGGCGAACTCGCGCTGAACTCGTTGTTCGGCATCCAGGTCGTTGGCATTGAACGCGACCATCGTCCAGTGCTCGGTCCGGGGCGCACGGAGTCTTTGCGGTCTGGCGACCGACTACTGGTGCTCGGCACCCCTGAGCAAGTCAACGAAATGGCCTTCTGGCTCTCGACCTGA
- a CDS encoding universal stress protein, with product MNILSLAADRLESETLPIRLSSTDKIGATDAAAGLPELSSLRLRTILAPFDFSDVSAELLRRLIPLAEKSNATVHVLHVVEPSGGSVANEGTPIYPGARAAAARTQIKQWVAQAFSTPVAITTTVRVGRAADEIVAQAHALSADLIVMSAHSGSGRKNILLRTTTERVVRQSPCPVLVVARDLVPEFLNEPDAFPLRTWKRILLPVDFSSGVGEALAYAAAIARENGARLHILHGINGDTVGSGETHLSVEARLADWLEAELRWPVQYEAVLWNNVPLLNAILHEIERSEIDLIVLPARDCDRFRRHRLWSITDGILRHAPCPVLSVNQGTVTATAGGEKPSSND from the coding sequence ATGAATATATTGAGTTTGGCAGCAGACCGTTTGGAATCGGAGACGCTTCCGATCCGTTTATCATCTACGGACAAGATCGGCGCAACGGATGCAGCGGCGGGTTTGCCCGAATTGTCGAGTCTGCGCCTGCGCACGATTCTGGCGCCATTTGATTTCTCGGACGTTTCCGCCGAGCTGCTGCGCCGTTTGATCCCGCTGGCCGAGAAGTCCAATGCGACGGTGCATGTGCTTCACGTCGTCGAACCGTCGGGTGGATCGGTTGCCAACGAGGGAACCCCAATCTATCCCGGAGCGCGGGCCGCAGCCGCCCGCACGCAGATCAAGCAATGGGTCGCACAAGCCTTTTCCACCCCGGTCGCCATCACCACCACGGTGCGCGTGGGGCGGGCGGCGGACGAAATTGTAGCGCAAGCCCACGCGCTGTCCGCCGACCTGATTGTCATGAGCGCCCATTCGGGCAGCGGCAGGAAGAACATTTTGTTGCGCACGACGACCGAACGGGTGGTGCGCCAGTCTCCGTGCCCGGTTCTGGTCGTGGCGCGCGATCTCGTTCCGGAATTCCTGAACGAACCAGACGCGTTTCCACTGCGGACGTGGAAACGCATCTTGTTGCCGGTGGATTTTTCCAGCGGCGTTGGCGAAGCGTTGGCGTATGCGGCGGCGATTGCCCGGGAAAACGGCGCCCGACTGCACATCCTCCACGGCATCAATGGAGACACCGTGGGCTCGGGCGAAACCCATCTCAGCGTAGAGGCGCGGCTGGCGGACTGGCTTGAGGCGGAACTTCGCTGGCCGGTGCAATATGAAGCCGTGCTTTGGAACAACGTGCCGTTGCTCAACGCGATTTTGCACGAGATCGAGCGTTCCGAAATTGACCTGATTGTTCTGCCCGCGCGCGATTGCGACCGGTTCCGGCGGCATCGCCTGTGGAGTATCACCGACGGAATTCTGCGCCATGCACCCTGTCCGGTCCTGAGCGTCAACCAAGGGACCGTCACGGCAACTGCTGGGGGTGAGAAACCATCCAGCAACGATTAA
- a CDS encoding Na/Pi symporter: MVTQLLGGMGLFLLGVFLLTDGLKTAAGDALRRILVRFTGRPIAAFVSGAGITALAQSSSATTLATIGFVSAGILTFSQAIGIVMGASLGTTSTSWLVSLVGLKFGIGKLAFPLVGLGALARLISHGRNAAVALAVAGFGLMFVGIDILQTGLVDFSTSFSPESFPHGTVLGRALLVGIGILLTVLTQSSAAAVAMTLTAFHSGMVDLEQGTSLIIGASIGTTSTSAMAAIGATTPAKRTALAHILFSLAAGVLAFLLVPLFVFAVRESEQWLAQPFGAVILAAFHSGFTLLAALMLFPSVKVFSGFVERLIPERGPRLTQHLDASLIEVPEIAIEAVRRTLLEVYGETLQAIERDIRGGILAKPERLDTVLAALRETQRFLGTVAFPASRPDQYYARVSIIHALDHLHQLAVVVQDDFEPGLLADESRLEMPKRMMMEMLETVTAAMRRKTPTLAREQLQRMSLALAEHRRTGRAALLKDSAHGTVEAEQALHTLNGLRWLDAVGYHTWRAAHHLSAEARDAEDSFGDPRPAAEFSSD, translated from the coding sequence ATGGTCACTCAATTACTCGGCGGCATGGGTCTGTTTCTCCTCGGTGTTTTTCTCCTGACCGACGGGCTGAAAACGGCAGCAGGCGATGCGTTGCGGCGCATTCTGGTCCGGTTCACGGGCCGGCCGATCGCCGCCTTTGTATCTGGAGCGGGTATCACCGCGCTGGCGCAGTCATCGAGTGCGACCACTCTGGCCACGATTGGCTTCGTGAGTGCCGGCATTCTCACTTTTTCGCAAGCGATTGGGATCGTCATGGGCGCGAGCCTGGGGACAACAAGCACCAGCTGGCTCGTATCACTGGTAGGTTTGAAGTTCGGAATCGGCAAACTGGCTTTCCCACTGGTCGGATTGGGAGCACTGGCTCGGTTGATCTCGCACGGTCGCAACGCGGCTGTGGCGTTGGCCGTGGCAGGTTTTGGACTAATGTTCGTGGGCATTGACATCTTACAGACAGGCTTGGTGGACTTTTCGACATCGTTTTCCCCGGAAAGTTTTCCTCACGGGACAGTCCTCGGTCGTGCGCTTCTGGTCGGCATTGGCATTCTGCTGACCGTCTTGACCCAATCCTCTGCGGCGGCGGTGGCGATGACTTTAACAGCATTCCACTCGGGGATGGTTGATTTGGAACAGGGCACTTCGCTGATCATCGGCGCGAGCATCGGGACCACCTCTACGTCGGCAATGGCTGCCATCGGGGCAACGACCCCGGCGAAACGCACGGCGCTGGCTCACATTTTGTTTAGCCTCGCCGCCGGCGTGCTGGCGTTTCTGCTGGTCCCGTTGTTTGTTTTCGCCGTGCGGGAGAGCGAACAATGGCTGGCGCAGCCATTCGGCGCGGTAATCCTCGCGGCGTTTCACTCGGGGTTTACATTGCTTGCCGCGCTGATGCTCTTTCCGAGCGTGAAGGTTTTCAGTGGATTCGTGGAACGCCTGATCCCGGAACGCGGTCCCAGACTGACACAGCATCTTGATGCTTCGCTGATTGAGGTGCCAGAAATCGCGATTGAGGCGGTGCGCCGCACCTTGCTGGAGGTATATGGAGAAACCCTCCAGGCGATTGAAAGGGACATTCGCGGCGGCATTCTCGCAAAGCCGGAGCGGTTGGACACAGTGCTCGCAGCCTTGCGGGAGACCCAACGCTTTCTTGGCACTGTGGCGTTTCCGGCGTCACGCCCTGACCAATATTACGCGCGCGTGTCGATCATTCACGCGCTGGACCATCTGCACCAGTTGGCAGTCGTGGTGCAGGACGATTTCGAGCCGGGACTACTCGCCGATGAATCGCGATTGGAGATGCCTAAGCGGATGATGATGGAGATGCTTGAAACCGTCACGGCAGCCATGCGCCGGAAAACTCCGACCTTGGCGCGCGAGCAATTGCAGCGGATGTCCCTCGCCTTGGCAGAGCACCGACGCACTGGCCGCGCCGCCTTGCTGAAAGACAGTGCGCATGGAACGGTGGAAGCAGAGCAGGCACTGCATACGCTCAACGGACTTCGTTGGCTGGATGCGGTTGGCTATCACACATGGCGTGCGGCGCATCACCTGAGTGCGGAAGCCCGCGATGCCGAAGACAGTTTTGGCGACCCGCGCCCGGCAGCAGAGTTCAGCAGTGATTGA